From one Pieris brassicae chromosome 5, ilPieBrab1.1, whole genome shotgun sequence genomic stretch:
- the LOC123710126 gene encoding prolactin-releasing peptide receptor-like, with translation MPTEWSTNESLYNLNYSQNENITVPPDPIEDKAIQAAFCTAYTIIFTVGIFGNALVCYAVIRNRAMQTVTNLFITNLALSDILLCVFAVPFTPLYTFLGRWVFGGPLCHIMPYAQGCSVYISTLTLTSIAIDRFFVIIYPFKPRMKITTCIGLIIFIWVFALSVTFPYGYYMTLQDIFCAEKWPSDQIRKAFGAVTTIMQFVIPFIVMAFCYMCVSIKLNDRLKSRPGSKNSKKEDAERERKRRTNRMLIAMVAIFGLSWLPLNLINISSDFYSFAEDWKYYMVLFFVAHFIAMSSTCYNPFLYAWLNENFRKEFKQILPCLGALVTKKSKRNFNQSDRTGMYRSEKTCNGNETVQESLLTSTVNKIPSVRYRIELNDKVKVYEDDVDNVSPDEKPEDNPSPNEDCVKMYMLVDKTVVSSDKEPIVSAL, from the coding sequence ATGCCGACCGAATGGAGTACCAACgaatctttatataatttaaactacaGTCAAAATGAGAACATTACAGTCCCACCGGACCCGATCGAGGACAAAGCCATTCAAGCCGCTTTTTGCACAGCTTACACAATTATATTCACAGTTGGCATCTTCGGTAATGCCCTGGTTTGCTACGCTGTCATCCGGAATAGAGCAATGCAAACTGTCACTAATCTTTTCATCACTAACTTAGCCCTTTCTGATATATTACTATGCGTGTTCGCAGTACCCTTCACTCCCCTTTATACGTTTTTAGGCAGGTGGGTTTTTGGCGGTCCCCTCTGCCACATAATGCCTTACGCCCAAGGCTGTAGCGTTTATATTTCCACTTTAACCCTCACCTCTATAGCCATTGACAGGTTCTTCGTAATAATTTATCCTTTCAAACCCCGAATGAAGATAACGACATGCATTggacttattatatttatatgggTTTTCGCTCTATCGGTAACCTTTCCTTATGGCTATTACATGACCCTACAAGACATTTTTTGCGCAGAAAAATGGCCATCGGATCAGATCCGGAAAGCTTTCGGAGCGGTAACGACTATCATGCAATTCGTGATACCTTTTATAGTAATGGCTTTCTGCTATATGTGTGTTAGTATTAAATTGAATGATAGATTGAAATCGAGGCCCGGAAGTAAGAATAGTAAAAAAGAAGACGCCGAGAGAGAACGAAAAAGACGAACTAACCGAATGTTGATAGCTATGGTTGCAATTTTCGGGCTCTCGTGGCTCccgttaaatttaattaatataagtagTGATTTTTACTCGTTTGCCGAAGACTGGAAGTATTATATGGTACTGTTCTTCGTAGCACATTTCATAGCCATGTCCTCGACTTGTTACAATCCGTTTTTGTATGCATGGTTGAACGAGAACTTTCGGAAGGAGTTCAAGCAAATTCTGCCCTGTCTCGGTGCGTTAGTGACGAAGAAGTCTAAAAGGAATTTCAATCAATCGGATAGAACAGGAATGTACAGATCGGAAAAAACTTGTAACGGAAATGAAACCGTTCAAGAGTCCTTGTTGACTTCAACCGTAAATAAAATTCCTTCTGTTAGATATAGGATAGAGTTAAATGATAAAGTCAAAGTGTACGAAGATGATGTAGACAATGTGAGCCCGGATGAAAAGCCAGAGGACAACCCAAGTCCGAACGAAGACTGTGTTAAGATGTATATGTTGGTAGATAAAACTGTAGTTTCATCTGATAAGGAGCCCATTGTATCTGCGCTGTAA